In Cicer arietinum cultivar CDC Frontier isolate Library 1 chromosome 1, Cicar.CDCFrontier_v2.0, whole genome shotgun sequence, one DNA window encodes the following:
- the LOC101502692 gene encoding senescence-specific cysteine protease SAG39-like: MSSTNILTLFFIILTLWNSVVICSRLLETSLTEKHELWMKEHGKFYKDVAEKQKRFEIFKENVEFIESFYDSDFNLSINQFADQTNEEFKASLNGNKKPLGVGIATENEFRYENVTDVPATMDWRERGAVTPIKDQYKCGSCWAFATVAATEGIHQITTGKLVSLSEQELVDCVQGNSQGCNGGYTEDAYEFIAKNGGIASESKYPYKNADKKCNIKKGAYSVAKIKGYEKVPKFNEKALLKAVANQPVAVYIDGGQRAFQFYSSGILKGKCGTDLDHTVTIVGYGISDDGVKYWLLKNSWGTKWGEKGYIKMKRDIHSKKGSYGLATNPTYPVA, from the exons ATGTCTTCTACTAATATTTTAACTCTGTTTTTCATTATTCTGACTCTGTGGAATTCAGTTGTAATTTGTAGCAGGTTATTGGAAACATCCTTGACAGAGAAACATGAACTGTGGATGAAAGAACATGGTAAGTTTTACAAGGATGTTGCTGAGAAGCAAAAACGTTTCGAAATATTTAAGGAGAATGTTGAGTTCATTGAATCATTCTATGACAGTGATTTCAACCTTAGCATTAATCAATTTGCTGACCAAACAAATGAAGAATTTAAGGCTTCACTTAATGGTAACAAGAAGCCACTTGGTGTTGGAATAGCAACAGAAAATGAATTTAGGTATGAAAATGTAACTGATGTTCCTGCTACAATGGATTGGAGAGAAAGAGGAGCTGTCACTCCAATCAAGGACCAATACAAATGTg gTAGTTGTTGGGCATTTGCAACGGTGGCTGCAACAGAAGGTATTCATCAAATAACAACAGGAAAATTGGTGTCACTCTCAGAGCAAGAACTAGTAGATTGTGTTCAAGGTAACAGCCAAGGATGTAACGGCGGTTACACAGAAGATGCTTATGAGTTCATTGCTAAAAATGGAGGAATAGCAAGTGAATCTAAATACCCTTACAAAAATGCTGATAAAaaatgtaacattaaaaaaggAGCATACTCTGTTGCTAAGATTAAGGGATATGAGAAAGTTCCTAAATTTAACGAAAAAGCACTTTTAAAAGCAGTGGCAAACCAACCTGTAGCAGTTTATATTGATGGGGGACAACGTGCTTTTCAATTTTACTCAAGTGGGATTTTGAAAGGAAAATGTGGAACTGATTTAGACCATACGGTTACAATTGTTGGTTATGGCATTAGTGATGATGGTGTGAAGTATTGGTTATTGAAAAATTCATGGGGTACGAAATGGGGTGAGAAAGGATATATTAAGATGAAACGAGATATACATTCTAAGAAAGGTTCATATGGACTTGCTACGAATCCCACTTATCCCGTTGCTTAG